DNA from Denticeps clupeoides chromosome 7, fDenClu1.1, whole genome shotgun sequence:
AGCATCCTCCTTTTTAATCATGCAGACTAGAGCCGGCACTGGATGAATGAGTCACGCTCTCGctccacctgtgtgtgtgtgcgtgtgtgtgtgtgtgtgtgcgtgtgtgtgtatcagcagCTGTTTTCCTGGGAATGACGAGTGCTCTAGAATTGgtagatttttttgttcctgtGACGTCTGAGGTGactgtgtttctttttccagTCGTCTGTCAGAACGTAGTAATTACTGTGAAATCTGTCACGAAATAAACTGCTTTTATTAAAGTTTtaggaattttatttatttgcgaTAAGTGCAATTTTCACTGGTTTTACataatttaccagacgcccggatccagagcatcttacagtcagtagtgacagggacagtccccccctggagacactcagggttaagtgtcctgctcagggttcGAGTGTCTTGTGCAccaggcttctaccaccctacatgtgtgtttatttcttttcttttcttcacagCCGGATCATCTGAACTTCAAGAAGGGCTCAAAACCAGGTTCTTCATTTCTTAAGAACAGGAACAGTCATCACGGGGCTGCTGGTTCTGGCGTCTTTAACCCTGCGATTCTGTCATTTACATCCATGCTGCGGTAAATCTGTCCACGCTGATCTGTTCTAATCCCGTTCTAGTGGCGAAAGTTCTGGTTTGTGTTGTCGTCGCACAAGCTGCAGTACTACGCTGATGCTGCGGCGGAGGAAGTACGTCCTGATCCTCAGCCGCGTGGCATCTGCTCTCTCGCCGTCACACTCAAGGGCTCGGACTTGAAGGGCGTGGTCAACCTGACCACCGGCCTGAAGGTGGCTGAGCATCACGTCCAGAGGAACTACGGCTTTCAGATTCATGTAGGTTTTCCATTCTGAAACACAGAACCGTCACGTTCTAATATCTCATAATCCAATTCCAGATACATATTTGATGTCATTGTTTAAAAGATACCTTGATATTAAATCCATGAAATAAGGTTAAAGAATTGACCTTGGAAACGgtcaaataaaaacagttgGTTTATGGAGTTTCTCATTTAGGATTTTGATTAATAATTATCCAAAATGAAGTCCAGTTCATTTTTTGATTCATTTAGTGTAAAAGTGTTGATTATGCAATAAATCATGTTTGATATAAACCCCCACATGATATATGACCGTATGAATGTGAAGACCCAGGCGTCGGTTCACACCCTGGCAGCAATGAGCGCAGGAATTCGGCAGAACTGGATCCAGGCCCTCACCAAAAGCATGGCGACCACCACGACCCCAGGCGTTGCCAGGTAAGGCCCGGCACACCCGGTTCTGAATTTTCGGCGCGATTTGGTCTGACCACGTTCATCTGCAGACTTCCAGAGGGGCCCGACCTGACCCGCCGCTCCCCCTCCAAGGACGTGCTGGCGAGGACGTGGCGCCCCGCGAGGAAGAGGAAGCGGGATCCGCGCTCCAGGCCGTGGCGGAGGGGGCACGAGAAGGTGACCGCCCCACAGCCGGAGCAGATGGCGCTGGCCGACGAGATCCAGGAGCGCTGGCGGTGGGTGGAGAGGGCGGCCGTGAGAGGGGACCGGAGGGTGCCGCTCCTCCCGGGCCCCGGGCTCCTCAGTCATTtactttttatcatttattattttgtgcattaGGGATGTAGCGATCTGAAAAGTTTTTATTTGGTCCAAAACGTTCGCCCACGTTCATCCatgaactttttattttgtttttgttttccatttatTGTTATGCATGTTTGGCATTAAAAGGTCATTTTATATAAGTCAAGTATCCTTTTCAGTCATGATTTGTCTGCAGCTCAATAAATGTGAGAAATAAAACTGTCGTATCACGAATCTTGTAACCTGTAAATTGAGTTCATCGTTACATCCTCAATAGATTCTAACTGATCAGTTCACCTGAAATTCTACACACGTTCCAATTATCAGTTTTCCGTGGTGCAGGTTTTTACCGTCTTTCAGTCTCATCGTATAATCAATTCCAAGTCTGTAGAAATTGTACGTGAGAGGAGCAGGAATTGGGAGGTGTGTGATTGGTTAAATACGCCCGTCTTTCTACAGTTGAAAACCTCGTAACTTCTCTACAGATGGAGGCTGGTGACGCTTCTCTGAAGAAGGACCAAGTGCCTCAGAGTTTGTCTGCATCCAGCCTTAGACacaccaaagagcagcttgagCAGGTGGAAGCCAGGCGACtgctgatccaggaacagctgAGGTCTCCCTCGGCCGGCTGCCGTGCGCAGGAGAACCCGGCTTCAGCTGATGAGGAGGCCAGGATGACACTCCGGCAAGAGGTGGACTTCCTGCGCCGGCAGAACCAGGAGTTGGTTAGTCAGGTCAGTGGAGGTCTGAGTGAAGCCGAGCCAGGACTCTCGTTCCCTGTGTGAAATGTGGAACCAGTTCAGATAGCTCCAGAGGTCCATCAACAACAGGAGGAACGTTCACCAAATGAAAGCGAGGAGGTCACGTGTTctggtggaggagaaggtgtAGATGTTGAGGAGCAGCTCGCCTGGCGGCtccaggtggaggaggaggtgtgggCGACTTTAGATGACCTGCGTGGCCACCACAGCATGGGGACGGTGACCAGAACGAAGCTGCAGGAGGTTAAAATGCTGCGTGGGGCCCACCAACGCTTCAGTCTTCCCAACACCTCGTCCTCCTCGGACGAACATCTGTCTGGTGGTTCCAGTAGAACAGGAACCATTCTCCATCTGTACCAGCAGCTCCGGAACGATCCGGTGTGGCGGGATTTGGGCGTGGCAACGCGCGGCTGTCTCTGATCGTTGTCTCAGATCGTGGCTTGCGATGAAGATCGTGATGACCCCGCGTTTTCCGTTTCTACGGCGGCAACAGAACTTCTCTCGTCCTACACGATCTCTCGTCTGGACCGCGGCCCGTTAAAACTGCGGGACGGAGCAGctctggaggaagaagagggtgGAGAGGAGGGTGATGAACAGAACGGGACCCCGGAGTCCACGTCGGCTCGGGACGACTTGCGGCTTCTGCAGGAGCAGCATAGGAAAGACATGGAGGATCTAAAGGTGCCTCTTCACCGCAACTCCTTACTTCTGTTCTATCTGCTCCAATGAGAGAAATGCGGCGACCTTGAACGTGAAGATGAGTTAAGGATGAGTCAGGATCAGCGCCTTTCTGAGTTTCCTCTTCTCGTGCGGCTGGTCCCGGTGGTGTTTACCTCTGCTGTCGTCCCCTCAGGCCCAGTGTGAGCAAGGACTCCTCATGATGGCGGCGACGCATCAGAAGACCATGGCATCCCTGCGGGAGGAGAAGGACCGGCTGATGGCCGAGGAGACGGCCGCTACTGCAGCAGGTCGGTGGTGCCTTTTCAACCGCACTTCTAGTTGCTAAAGATTCtagttttacatttaaggcatttggcagacgcccgtatccagagcgacttacaacgtgcttccatgttaccatggatgaagagatcaattccggttcactaggacccccaactatgaatacaatctttttattcactctgttgtagattctatacagacGTCAGATGATAaaaaggttacaagttcatctaaatcttctctaaagaggaaggtgttgagctgccgtgtgaaggtgctcagtgactgagctggaagttcattccaccactgaggggccaagatggagaagagtctagatgagcgtcttccttttaccttcagagatggagggaccaggcgagcagtactggaggctcggagtatacgaggtgcagtgcgaggtgtaataagggctgtgaggtaggatggtgctactccatgtttggctttgttggccagcatcagtattttgaacctgatgcgtgcagctactgggagccggtggagggaacgtagcagaggggcggtgtggagaacttgggaaggttgaagatcagttgtgctgctgcattttgtatgagttgtagaggtcggatggtacatagaggtagaccagctagaaatTAAAATTTGAATGATTTTCAAAATTTGAAAATTTGTTCAGCATTAGAAGCCCTGAAGAGAGAACACCAGAGGGAGCTGCAGAGGCTTCTGCAGCACGTGGGAGATGAGGACCTGGAGGACCGCAGGAAGCAGTGCAGGTAGGTCTTTGTAACACGTTACGGCCTGGCGAGTCTGTGCCTGGCCGTAATAATATTCCGCCCCCCCACTTTTGTGTGTACGAGTGAGGAGCTGGCAGCGTCGCGGCGCGAGATGGACGTTCTGTCCCAGCAGTACTCTCTGAAGTGCCTGGAGAGCGCCCACCTGGCACAGGCCCTGGAGGCAGAGCGACGCGCCCTGCAGCAGTGCCAGCGGGAGAATCGGGAGATTCGCGCCCGCCATCAGGTAACAAAAAAAACGCCGCGCCGAGGGCCAGAAAGTGTGTAATGCGAGATTCACCTCCAGTATTCCTgacaagcccctcccccttgTTCTTAGGAGCTGAGTAGTGGAGTCGGTGTTGAGATCCTGCATCGATCCGCCCCGCCAAACACTCAACAAAAGAGCCTGTGTGGGTTGGAGGTTAGTATTCCGACAGAAATTAATACATATTCCCATTTCGATTAGATATATATGACAGTAAGAAGTCATGAAGATGTATATCGTGTCACCTGACTCAGGAATTCCATGCAtgagtgtaattattttttatacataaaaatgtgtACTGATGGGTAATTTTGCAGCCACTAGATGTCACCGTGACTACAAGTTTCCGCGTTTCTCCCCCGACTGGTGATCGTCCGTTATCTGCCCGCCGTTCAGATCCGAGGTGCAGCGCCTGAAGCAGGAAATCTGCTCCCTCAGGGACGAGCTGCAGGCCGCCCAGAGGGTGAGTGGCGGCTGCGgctgcgctgctgctgctgctgcggctgctgctgctgctgagtcaTGCGCGCGCGCGCTGAATGCTGATTTACGTCCTGAACCGCTTTTCTTCTTTCCTCCCGTCCCTCTGAAGGACAAGCGAGCCGCTTGTGAGGCACACAGGGACGTCCGAGCGCAGCTGTGCTCCAGCAGGGCGGAGCTCCGCGAGCACCTGAGGCTGGCGTACCGGGCCCTGGGCGAGGCTGCAGAGGGCGTTTGAAGAAATGTGATGCACGTGGCATACCAGACAAAATTTTATAGCATTTTAACGTCGATACGAGTCACAAAGCACAAGCGGCGTTTAAAAGTAGAAAACATGCTCTTATTATACAAACTGAAAAGATTCATGGTTTCTAtgcaaattatataaaatgGATCTTGTTTTGTACTTGCTTGTATTACAACACGTGGGATGGCCATTTTGTGTCTTGTTTACTGCGTTTCCATGGGCAACAGGCATTTGTAGGCTTTTGCTTTTGCCCAGTTTTAGTCCGCGACCCTGTCAGTTTCGGGGAAACGCCCCGATACCGTAATCAACCGTTGGGTGACCTTGACCTTTTGACCATCAAAATCTAATTAGCTCATTTCTCAAGTGAAAGTCCAACAtcataggttttttttttttccaccagacAACTAGCTTTTAATAATCTTCTAATGATTAATGAATTCAACCGAATGGAAATTTCACAACATTTGTGTGGGTGAGAACTCGGGAAGGTAATTCTGAAGAAGGCACGACTAAACCATAGCGGTTCTTAAGAAACGGCCTAAAGAATCactttaaatggtttaaatgccAACTGAAATGTTTAAGTGTCCCCagatgtgtgtacatttttttttttgtctgtgcgTCATTCTGGAAACGCTTACTACCAAAATAATAGACATGTTTCCATCTAGACTAAATGCTTTTCATATCCTGTGCCACTTTAATTTAACAGTGGTGGAAATGACACTAATAAAGAGACATGTTCTCATGACCATAATTAGCAGTGGTACAAATCCTTAAACCAACAGTCAATCTGCtggacttttatttattttatttttttgttcctaatacaaagaaaacatgaagagggcgatagtagcctagcgggtaactaggtggtatagaggggggtagtagcctagcgggtgactaggtggtatagagggcggtactagcctagtgggtagctaggtggtatagagggcggtagtagcctagtgggtagctaggtggtatagagggcggtagtagcctagcgggtgactaggtggtatagaggggggtagtagcctagtgggtaactaggtggtatagagggcggtagtagcctagtgggtagctaggtggtatagagggcggtagtagcctagcgggtgactaggtggtatagaggggggtagtagcctagcgggtgactaggtggtatagaggggggtagtagcatagcgggtaactaggtggtatagagggtggtagtagcctagcgggtgactaggtggtatagaggggggtagtagcctagcgggtaactaggtggtaaagagggtggtagtagcctagcgggtaactaggtggtatagagggtggtagtagcctagcgggtgactaggtggtatagaggggggtagtagcctagcgggtgactaggtggtatagagggcggtagtaacctagcgggtgactaggtggtatagaggacggtagtagcctagcgggtgactaggtggtatagagggcggtagtagcctagcgggtaactaggcggtatagagggcggtagtagcctagcgggtaactaggtggtatagagggcggtagtagcctagcgggtgacacactcgcctttgaaccagaagacctaggttcaaatcccacttactaccatcatgtccctgagcaagacacttaaccctgagttaactgtccctgtaactactgattgtaagtcgctctggattagggcgtctggtaaaaacCCTAAATGTAAGAAAAGCATGTGATTAAGTTTAGTTTGCCATTTTAGTATTAAAACCAGAAACGTGGGACGCAGGTCCAGCCGGAGCCTTCTCCTCCCAGGATGCACCGCGGCCAGTCGGAGTCGCGGCGGCGCGTCACAATGGGCGAGTCGTTAGCCGCTAGCCGCCTCCACACGCGTCTGGTTGTGAACCGAGTGTCAAATGTGCCTTCGGCGGTGTGAGACGCCCTCGGGATCGACCTGCGGCCGAGACTCGACGCCCGTTTTCATTTTAATCCGGACTTTTCGGGGTACGTGTGGCGGCCAGCGCACTCTTCGGCTAGcctgctagcatgctaacgtatTGTTAGCGGCGTCGGCGCGGCTCGGACAGGCTGTCAGGCGGCCCGCCGCTCGCCTCTGGAACTCGGCTAGcctgctagcatgctaacgcatTGTTAGCGGCGCGGCCAGGCGCCTGTGCGGCGTTAGCGCGGCTCGGACAGGCTGTCAGGCGGCCCGCCGCTCGCCTCTCGGCTCCGGAACTCGTATCGGCTCCGCTCGGTGGTCGGGCTGACGCGACCGGCGACATTCGTGCCAATTAAAGTCCTTTAAAGGGAGAGTCCAAGGAAGGTGGCGGCCAGGGATGCTCCCACTTTCTCTCCGTTCCTGTTCGGTCAGTAGCTGCAACTCCGGAGTTTTACTGAATCTCAACTTTTTCAGTGGATTCACTATCTGTTGCTGGTTTGAGTTTTTCACGCACATCCCCttaactgtaaaataaattaacaccaGTTGTCTGCGAGACAAAGATTTATTCACTTTAGTTATTTTGTGGCTACCAAATTTCGACCATTTTTTTCAGAGGATGTGTTGTGAAATATCTCAGTTCagttaaattacatttttttttgtttataacaGTTACTGGCTGGCAGCCTTTGagtgaaatgcatgctgggatattTGACCTGACAATAAACCCCCAAGATCCACACCTGGTCCAGGTGTACCGTCTCGACGCGAAAAGACGTAAACCTGGTGTCTAAATGATGCCAAAGCGCTCTGGGGCGCCGACTACCAGCGCGGTGATTTATCCGTAtcgacaggggcagtggtggcctagcggttaaggaagcggccccgtaatcagaaggttgccggttcgaatcccgatccgccaaggtgccactgagcaaagcaccgtcccctcacactgctcccctgatatgcattaaatacagaggacaaatttcactgtgtgcaccatgcacTTAATTAATGAGGACACCCGTAATCCATTTTACTGGTTTGGGGGACGCGCTTCTTCTGTAATGTAATCTGTGGCGTTGTTGGTTTTCAGAAATGGAACCTCTGAACCACACCAAGATGATGGCGATACAGGACAGCATTCCCGCGGCCTTGGACCTCTCGCTGAGCTGCAAGAAGAGCCACCGGAACCAGAGTTCTGCCGAGGCGCTGAACCTGGTGAAGAAGCCCAGCTGGTACGCCTTCAACGCCGAATCGGACGGCCGGACGCCGGGCTTCGCCGACCTGCGGCCGGACGCTCTCATTCCACCGCCGGAGACGCACGCGGCTCTGAGGTTCTCGTGCGGCCTGAGTCCACGCCACCAGCTGAATGGCCACGTGCCGCCCCCCAGCCGCGGCTGCTCCGTCAAAATAGGTAAATTCGTGGTGCCCGGCACGGCCCATCGTTCGGAGACCGCTTCGCCCGCGGGACgtttaaaagccagggtgtccGCTCTAGGTGGCTTCAGTCAGACTTTGCAGAACACAAATCAAGCGAGCGGTGACTCTGACACAGGAGGCACCGGCTGGACCGCCGCCCAGAACGGGTCGGGCACCGATGTCCTTTCACGGGGACAAGAGCCAGGTGAGGGGACGCTCGTCCACGACAGGCGTTACGTCCTCGTGTCAAGTTCCACGCACTCGAAAAGCGCCCTGGCAGAGGAGCCCGCTCGTCCAGTCACCGCCTCGCCCGGGGACCGCGAGAACGTGTCTCCCGATCACGACCGAGCCACAGCCGTCCCGTGTCCCCTTTATGCAGAGAGCATCTCCAGTGACGACAGCGACGTCGTCGAGGTCCCAGTTACCAACGTCCACAGTGGGAGGAGCCAACAGAGCCGGCAGCCGGCACTAACCGAGACCGACCCGGAGCGGCGGGACTCCTCGCCGGTAAAAAGCCAACTT
Protein-coding regions in this window:
- the LOC114793587 gene encoding myosin phosphatase Rho-interacting protein-like isoform X3, giving the protein MEDLKAQCEQGLLMMAATHQKTMASLREEKDRLMAEETAATAAALEALKREHQRELQRLLQHVGDEDLEDRRKQCSEELAASRREMDVLSQQYSLKCLESAHLAQALEAERRALQQCQRENREIRARHQELSSGVGVEILHRSAPPNTQQKSLCGLEPLDVTVTTSFRVSPPTGDRPLSARRSDPRCSA
- the LOC114793587 gene encoding myosin phosphatase Rho-interacting protein-like isoform X1; this encodes MIWFGSPRMHVRACAVAAAVPRLSGRRRAAPERGDMDPRCTFRPNVFNKSKCQGCFRPRELHLEPGEGLEQAQCEQGLLMMAATHQKTMASLREEKDRLMAEETAATAAALEALKREHQRELQRLLQHVGDEDLEDRRKQCSEELAASRREMDVLSQQYSLKCLESAHLAQALEAERRALQQCQRENREIRARHQELSSGVGVEILHRSAPPNTQQKSLCGLEPLDVTVTTSFRVSPPTGDRPLSARRSDPRCSA
- the LOC114793587 gene encoding myosin phosphatase Rho-interacting protein-like isoform X2, coding for MIWFGSPRMHVRACAVAAAVPRLSGRRRAAPERGDMDPRCTFRPNVFNKSKCQGCFRPRELHLEPGEGLEQAQCEQGLLMMAATHQKTMASLREEKDRLMAEETAATAAALEALKREHQRELQRLLQHVGDEDLEDRRKQCSEELAASRREMDVLSQQYSLKCLESAHLAQALEAERRALQQCQRENREIRARHQELSSGVGVEILHRSAPPNTQQKSLCGLEIRGAAPEAGNLLPQGRAAGRPEGQASRL
- the LOC114793581 gene encoding transcription factor 20 isoform X1, which produces MCLRRCETPSGSTCGRDSTPVFILIRTFREMEPLNHTKMMAIQDSIPAALDLSLSCKKSHRNQSSAEALNLVKKPSWYAFNAESDGRTPGFADLRPDALIPPPETHAALRFSCGLSPRHQLNGHVPPPSRGCSVKIGKFVVPGTAHRSETASPAGRLKARVSALGGFSQTLQNTNQASGDSDTGGTGWTAAQNGSGTDVLSRGQEPGEGTLVHDRRYVLVSSSTHSKSALAEEPARPVTASPGDRENVSPDHDRATAVPCPLYAESISSDDSDVVEVPVTNVHSGRSQQSRQPALTETDPERRDSSPVKSQLSTSDTENGRRAKQPPGTTAKRRPRAKQAKASPGKAAAKRRRKRLRQSGSSSIFPPQEPEIKLKYASCREDKRDGRADAFTPYVHVELRDFPDCTVVNFHDEEEERLKKGRRRTRPAAVTGAVPGTTCHRLGRVAAESDAQDAQVCCLCGCSANSRGLGDLHGPYYPSKGPAAGVNGAWPARGSERWVHEDCGVWSTGVFLVKGRLYGLEEAVRLGRETACTGCHRAGATLGCFFKGCHSKYHYACALQSDCSMNEENFSMRCSKHKSKSFKGGRMKLKQAAGQAEPCC